The DNA window ACAAGGGCGCCTGCCCCCCGGGCACCGCGCGCGCCCTGGAAGCCACCTTCGCCGAAAACACCACACAGCCCTTCGACGTCATCGTCAACCCCGATTTCCTCAAGGCCGGCAAGGCCATCGACGACTTCATGCAGCCCGACCGCGTCATCGTCGGATGCGAGGATGTCCGCGTGCAGGAACTGATCCGCGAGATCTACAGCCCCTTCCTCCGCACCGGACGCCCCATCCTCTTCATGAGCCAGACCAGCGCCGAAATGACCAAGTACGCCACGAACGTCATGCTCGCGTCGCGCATCTCCATGATGAACCAGCTCGCCGACATTTGCGGGGTCGTCGGGGCCGACATCGCCCAGGTCCGCGAGGGCCTCGCGAGCGACAGCCGAATCGGGAGCACCTTCCTCTTTCCCGGCCTCGGCTTTGCCGGCGTACACCTGCCCGGCGACGTGGACGCCTGCATACGCTTCGCCGAGGCCCACGGCGTCAATCCCGACCTCATCCGCGCCGTCAAGGCCGTGAATCTCCGCCGCCAGGACGATTTCGAAAATCAGATCCTCGGTCACTACGGCGAAAAGATCGGCGAAAAGACCATTGCGCTCTGGGGGGCCACCTTCAAGCCCCGCACCGACGATATCCGGGGATCGATCGCCGTCCGCATCATCGACACCCTCCTCGATCGCGGCGCAATCGTGCGCGTGCACGACCCCGTGGCCACCGCCGCGCTGGAAGCCCGCTACAAAGGCCGGATCGCCGTCGTCGCCAAGCCCTACGACGCCCTCGAAGGCGCCCACGGCCTTGTCGTAGCCACCGAGTGGAACAACTACCGCCGCCCCCTCTTCGCACGCATGGCCGAGCTCATGGCGGAACGGGTCATCTTCGACGGGCGAAATCTATACACGCCCCGGGACGCGGAAGCCGAGGGCTTCACCTACTACGGCGTGGGCCGGTAGCCCCGGGAGGGCGCGGCGCATGCGCGATCAGGAAGAGGCGAACGGGCCGTTTCGCGTGTTCATGCTCATCGCCGCCCCCGCCGCGGCCGCCGCGCTCGTGGCCTTCGGCGATCTGTCCCCCGGCCATCCCGAGGTAACGCGCACTGCCGCCGTCGCCCTCTGGATGGCGCTCTGGTGGCTCAGTACCGCCGTACCCCTCGCCGCCACCGCCATGCTACCCGTCGTCCTCTTCCCCGCGCTCGGCGTCATGTCCGGAAAAGACGTCCCCGGCTACTACTTCAACGACATCATCTTCCTCTTCCTCGGCGGCTTCCTGGTCGCCCTCGCCATGCAGCGCTGGGACCTTCACCGCCGCATCGCGCT is part of the Candidatus Hydrogenedentota bacterium genome and encodes:
- a CDS encoding UDP-glucose/GDP-mannose dehydrogenase family protein, whose amino-acid sequence is MKIAIVGTGYQGLVAGTCLAEAGHQVTCVEEDAARVAALQAGDIPFHEPGLDELLNRNLEEERLVFSTDLVAAVRDCLSILFCVNPPVDESGAVDTSGLLALAAAVAKSMPGYRLFINKGACPPGTARALEATFAENTTQPFDVIVNPDFLKAGKAIDDFMQPDRVIVGCEDVRVQELIREIYSPFLRTGRPILFMSQTSAEMTKYATNVMLASRISMMNQLADICGVVGADIAQVREGLASDSRIGSTFLFPGLGFAGVHLPGDVDACIRFAEAHGVNPDLIRAVKAVNLRRQDDFENQILGHYGEKIGEKTIALWGATFKPRTDDIRGSIAVRIIDTLLDRGAIVRVHDPVATAALEARYKGRIAVVAKPYDALEGAHGLVVATEWNNYRRPLFARMAELMAERVIFDGRNLYTPRDAEAEGFTYYGVGR